The DNA sequence CCCGAGTGGACCGCGGGCCACGCCCCGGGCGCCGTCCACGTACCGCTGACGAAACTGGTTGCCGGCGGCACCCTACCGACCGAGGCGGAGGGCCCGCCGCTGGTGGTGATCTGCCGCAGCGGACACCGCTCCCAGCAGGCGGCGAATCTCCTCGCTGAGCGCGGAGTGCAGGCGGTGGACGTCGAGGGCGGTATGAACGCGTGGGCCGCCGCCGGGTACCCGGTGGTCGACGAGCGCGGGAACAGTGGCCGGATAGCGTGACTGTACTCGTTCTCGCTCTCATCGCCGGGGCCGTCATCGGTCTCGCGCTTGGAGC is a window from the Streptomyces luomodiensis genome containing:
- a CDS encoding rhodanese-like domain-containing protein encodes the protein MFLFRRNGPRVTVDEARSRTIGDQPDAVLLDVREKPEWTAGHAPGAVHVPLTKLVAGGTLPTEAEGPPLVVICRSGHRSQQAANLLAERGVQAVDVEGGMNAWAAAGYPVVDERGNSGRIA